In Glycine soja cultivar W05 chromosome 10, ASM419377v2, whole genome shotgun sequence, the genomic stretch agaatgaaagGGTTAGAATCATCAATGGCAGCCATGgccatgagagaaaaaaaaaagaaatagcttCAATAGGAAGCAAGAGGCATGGAAGCAAAAACTTCTGATACCATATcagaaatgaaagaaatgaaagacaGATGAAAAGCACTTTTAGGATTCATTTATGAAAGTATTACAAAGTTGGtttatttattcaaagatagaaaataactaacttgagtaaccaactaacttactcaaataacttctagTAACTAACTAACCGCCATAACCAACTAACTACTTAAATAACTTCTAGTAACCAACTAACTGCTATAACCAACTAACTACTTAAATAACTTCTTGTAACTAACTGCAACTGCTTAATTGTGATAGGTTGCGTGAAAAAATAGCAGAGAATGGATGATTGCGGGTCTTGATATGTGTCAGGCTTATGGTGTTGAACATATTGTCTGCGATGTGGTGGGAAGACTGGTGTCTTTGATGCAGTGAAAAAAAGGGTTGGGGAGGAAGAAGAACCAACATTCAGATGTCGTGCGAAGAAGGTTTGGGGATGTGAGGTTGTGGATAGgggagagaaaatatttttttttattttattaataaaatatttgaaatgatGATTTgactgaaacaaaaaaaattatgggcaTACCTATCCTAAAATGTTTGTGTAGAGTGCATACTCTAACATGCATGTATGTTAACAATCCTCTCACACACATAGAGATATATTTTAGTCAAATAATGACAATGAAAATTTGGGACGTTACAAACTTGACCTTCCAAATTTGAAAGAAGTTGTAGCTTGAGATCTCCTTTAAAGACTACATTGTATTCAAGAACTATATTATTAGAATATTTCTATAAAGTTGGATTGTGAGCGAATTATCACATTCTATAGGAAATAAGACAAATATGCAAATCATCCTTTCAAGAAAATGGTTGCAATGTTTTTAAACATGATTGATCATGGAGTAGGCAATAGGATGATATGTGAAAGGTTTTAGCATTAAAAAGAAATCGTAAGTATGCATTTCCATTAAGTATTAGTTGCATGTATtagattagtttttaattacatCAAGCCACAAAATTCTAGGTTTCGTGATGTctacaaaaaaattgaagacaacCTACGATATTGGTCATTTTTCAAGGATGCTATATAAGTAATTGATGGTACTCATATCTCATGTGTGGTTAGTCCTAGTGAACAACCTAAGTTTATTGTAAAGAAAGGACATCCAACACAATATAATGGTTGTGTGTGATTGGGACACAGGCTTTATATTTGCATTACCAAGATGAGAAGACACTACACATGATGCATATGTACTTGAGAATGTCCTTACAAATctttttcatgaattttttgtaaaaattttaagGGTTCCCTAGATTAACAATGATATGAAACCAACaagatcttgaaacctatgattctcacaaataataaataaacagtgGGTATCTTTCTCCATAGTGAAGCTTTTCTCTGGTGTACTTTGATTTCCTCGGAAGAagagagaaacaagatttcacttccttgaCTATTCTTTCTGTCTCTCTAAGAGAGAAATCTTCCTCGGAAGAAGATAGAACACTTTTTGTCATGAAAGAGACCTTATTTCAcattagtgggtattaacccccttttacaaccactactcccatcaagtagtgGTTGCTTTTAGAAAATTCTCCTATTTAactcaattacaatttagtccttaattattaattatttatttattagtccctacataagtcacatgtctctgACACAAgacattaattataatattctcccacttggctcatgtgacattactaaacattatggactaaataaataaatagattaaactaacataatgcACATTAAAATGATTAAACCATTCTATAtattgggtacatcataatttcatgattaaaaataggaaccaattcgagtcatggcggttgtacattacttaatcgacatagtcccttccatgtacttcaaattagttttctccttaatatgaccattagttaggagtacataattggtccaacataatgcctttattcaagacaaaacctgttaacattactctaacacaaacatgcatgcaaacatggagaacaggtaatcagaaacatatcataattgtgCTTAAAGTGTCACTAAAATGCATAagataaattacacttaatgatcatcaataacaataatgtccatactttcaacatgttctataaatgtcttgggcgataatcccttattcaaagggttagctatcataaggtttgtgctaatatgttctattgacactctttgtttctgaCCTTCTTCCTTCACGACAAAAGTACTTTAATTTCATATGCTTAACACCCTTAAAATACTTGTCATTCTTAGAAAAATACTATTGCgaagttatcacaatacattttcagcggccTGACAATACTGTCGACAATTCCAAGCCTTGAAATAAAGTTCTGCAGTcaattagcctgaattgtagccttaaaacatgctacaaattcaGCCTCCATGGTAGATGCAACAACAAATGATGCATATGGAATTGCTTCCATTTGTTttcgttccatatcatttctaggacattgcctgagactaaatttgtctcatTTCTAAATTGGAACAGGTGATGCTAAACACCTTTCCATCCTTAAtctctctagtactttattgatatatgttttttgagataagcctaacaatccttgtgatctattatgGAATATTTCTATCCATATCACATAActtacctcacccatatctttcatttcaaaattactaaagagaaatttcttagtctcatgaagaagaccaagatcattaGTAGCAAACAATATATCATCAACacacaagattaaaaaaataaccttactcccactgaccttcagatatATACACTGATCAACAGTATTGTCTCTTAATGttgttattaaccttgtttttgaaatctatactaaatttccttcaatttggtatatagaaccttaCATTTAGACTGACGAACGTGAACGAGAGAGGCCTCTGAGCGACACATAGAGGAACTGAAGGAGAGCTCATGATATGTGAGGAGGGTTTATTATAGTTTACggcttttgataccatagttggggtcagggaacctaattATGAGGATGTATGTCTGTCCTTGTTGAATGctgattttcaagaaaaacaatgtttttgactaatgggatgcgatatgtctattattgataaatgacattattgtttttattatacttGTGTTATCTGAAGACCtgaggagtgtgaatctcaggcatgaactgtatatgcatgtatatgcggaatgtgatttactgatgatattgttattgatgatattaattgatatgaggtaagttgatgtttatgataatgttgatagagaatgatgttgttattgaagatAATATCGATAATAATTGATACGAGACAATGttggtgtttatgataatattgatatgagatgatgttgttgttgttgataatatcattgagatgaaatgatgttgatgttgagaatgacattgaaatgagatgatattgatgttgagaatgacattgagatgagattatgttgatgttgataatgatattgagatgatatgttattaatgttgaaaatgtcattgtgataatgtgtgatgtgtatgtacatgaggggtgcagtgaccatgttggatatccctggtggggaaaatagagtggttaaagagttttgagcatctctggagggggatgacttagaatctttaattatccactatcagtgcattgatggtgtccacatttcatacttcatattgcatgaaaatagtataaactttgttagtaagtacttctagtttctcatgagggggaatacttgtacttgagggcatgtcactcggtttggaacttccttgagactcatgctgatcaccatgggggggaggggggagggaggagttgcctgtgcacgatagggtgacctcgacacttgctgctttgttttcctaagtgagagtgtcgtgtggatacgcttaggctatttccttgatgaatggtaccacattacatttgagagttgaggtcaggtacatacatcatattgaacatgattgattggaattatggacggatgatgactacttgttgagtgtatgttggactaatggatatttgtgtatgattatggtatatattaatgttttcttactaattatggttatttgatttttgtgttaatttcttttataataaactcacccttgcaatttttgtaccgtgtggttgaTACTTTTGATGATCATGAACCTTTGTTCATGGAAGCAGAAGGATAACCGTAGAGTAcgtgaagtgagattcttttgtggagctgCCAAACCGACATGATGACGttgagattattttgggagagagttgtgttttgttaatcaattcCTCCGTAGCTGGTTCTATAAATCctttttgaattgaggatgtaaatcacagatttaattatatgtatgagctaatttactttccattatgtaGATGTTGTGTGCTgagttactatatatatatatatatatattcattcaagtaattgtgtattttttggtGACTGTGTGTATCGCgaaaaatttactttcatttttcataagcaaattaacggagtttcatttaaaaattaaaattttcacgaTTTAGATTGATAATATCGTAGCAACGAGGCGGGTTGTCAATGAAAATCGAAGAAAGTGCATATAATGACCAAATTCATGGGTCTTTTTTGCTTGAACCCTTGTCGAAGTTGTTGACAATAGAAAAGGCCATCGAGAAGGCCATGGTGTTGGAGAAGAAATACGAGCAGGAGTGGCAATCACCAATGATGTTAGAGTCAAGGAAATTAGAGATGACAGTCATAAGGTCGAGTTGACACCGCCAACGATAGAATAGAAAGCCTCCATGGAAGGGACGCACTGAGAGCATGATGGTGGGCGAAAGAGACGATTATGTGCCGATGTCAATGCTTGAAGTAGGAATCTTAGTGTTGTGCAAATTGAACAATATTATAAAGGCACGAGTTTTATGTTAAGGAAGAGGGATAATTTTGGTTTTGcgaaaaagaagagaacaaaatTGCATCATTcagtataaaattgaaattgttaCTTATGAAATTGTTACTTAATGTCATGGGTTAGAGGgctcaaaataatataaaaaaggaaaaatattagaCAAATGAGTTGTATATCGGAGATGCATaagtaattaacttttttttttttatcaattttaaaagtttaaaaatgatTAGTCTAATACACTAACACGCCTCACCTTGTTATGAGTTCATTTTTGATGGATTAAAATCGatagatcaaacaaaataattgagttGAATACCCCTTAACTTGACCCCCTCTTTCAATCAATCTCATTTTACCACacatataacattaaataaccTTTGTTAATAAAAGAGACTAAATTAATCAAGACTCACGTCTTTCAAGAATTTATAATCAATTTGTGACTATAATTCTCCCCTCCTTATCTTACAGGGACCAAAATCAcgtttccttttttccttttaccaattcgcttatttatttatttagtttttaactaataaaataatcgttcattaatttatattttttatattaaaacattttGTAAGTAATAgtaatactatattttttccCCATTCTTCTCCGCTAGTTATACTTGTAAAAAGACTTACGGTTATGCAGTTTTAAATCTTGGTAAATGGAGAAGAAttgattctaaaaaattatgataattgttgtttctaaaaaattatgatatttcaaAAGTAAATGGAgaagaattgattttatttgattaataaattaaaattacccGTATAATGTAAATAAGAtactttaaattataaattttatattcaagTACTTTTACTTAgggaaaaatatgtttttttctgcaatcaattttattggccacataattaattttctcttaTGAAAAAAAAGTCTAAAACATGTTATGAAGCTCTCTCAATGTTGATTTTAATACTCCTAAAATTGATTATGAAAACAAACCAATCCAACACTAAGTAGGTAAATTATACTCGTATagcttgtatttttttaaattgtatctgatactttttctttttttttatcttacaattttttttaattgtttaactcATATTACACCTAGATCTTCTCCCTCCTAAATACCGTTTAGTAATCTAAGGTACATcttgattatataatttttaatgaaaatttatgtccaaaatacttttatcttctttcttttttaacttcATAAAAGACATTGACACTATTTTCAacctgaaaatattttaacattcttccttctttatcttttttctctaGTTGGATGTGAACCCAACTTTTTGTTGGACGTAAACTCATCTTGTTGGTATGCATGTGTTAACACCCTTCCtcattctccttcttttttttagttcaatttttttgggTTGTTTGGTTGTTGCGTTTTTGTTTAACGTGTTTCCAACAATGCCTATTGATTGAATATAACATTTTGCTTTAAATTTTAGTGTTTTGCTCCtgcatttatgtttttaatcctttctttgaaatatttatttttgatgacTAAGTGTTTGATATAATATTTCAATCAAGAGTTGTATCTTCTTTAAGTGTTAGCAACAATAAAGTAAAagtcaaatattataaaaaaaattgttattgcgTTAAGAAAGATTCATTCATATGAccaattgttaatttgttattaaatatctaataaagatgttaaaataattttatttgctcacatatttcaattgattttaattaacaGCGTTAACAAAAGAAGGTAAAAATAAcgtaaaaaattaaggatatcgaatattatttgagaaaaacataGTGGGTGTGAGTGtaacaaaaatgttaaaataatttcgtATGCTCATATATTTTCATTGACGTTAATCAATGatgttaaaagagaaaaaataaaaataatataaaaatggaaagaatatcaagtataatttgaaaaaaatataaagtgtgCAATTACAATTTACTCTTAGATATTTCCCTTATGTTTGCTTCACCCCCTCTTTAATACTAGTAATAATAAACTAATCATCGATAGTTAATGCAAAACAAACCCGCAATGCCTTTCTGTTTACGCTGACTGAAATGGTTGAAAACTTAAGTACGAATAATCTTACCGTCAAAGGGCTCTTTCCTCTCTTAACTTATCTTCTTAACCCCATTCCAAACGCGCTATTTCACTTTACGCTTAAGTAAAACAGAAATTTTAGTACACAATTAGGACAacgttttattattttataattttaccacatatatttttaagatatgtatacataaataatatatgtatggtcagtataattattttatattattaataataatttttgttaatttttataataattaatattttaaaaatgatgtaatattttttacactaataatatataaaaattaaattcttttataaaaaaatagattcaatttttaatctgtttattttaaacaacacaCAATTATATAAAGATTTGAATCTTAAACATTTGATTAAGCTAAAACAATCTCATATAAGTTTATCTACATATTTAATAGTTCTACCTCatgcatataaaattttatttattgaaatatgtTACCCTTCAATGAATCTCAATATCTTAAAAGATTAGTCTTTAATTTTCGATTTagaaaggtaaaataaatttatataatcaattcaaataaatttgttgatttttactataattatttaatgatgATCATATGAAAGTGTAGAACTAATACAATCTTATATAATATCCATTTGTTTTagaataaatatctattttaGTCCTCGAACATGTGATACAATGATAAATTAATgtctaaaaatagaaaaattagatTTAATATCCTAATTCTTTTTAcacatttaagaattaaattttatttttttaatgataaccAATTTGTAATCCTCTTCTACCATCAAAATagatatttatctatttttttatgatgaaaataacaaaaatgaaaaaaaaaaagttgtcatCGTTAATCAATAATCACACTTGCCTTCACCCTTCTTCTCCCCCAAGAAGAAAATTCTCACCCGCTTGCATCGTGCTCTCTCTTTCTCATCCACGTCATGTTGACTTCTCTTCCTAACACTCTCTGTCTACGCGGTAGTTGAATCAAATTGAATCCATCATAATCATAACCATGTGAAGACACCACACCACACCACGATCATCATCCCTCTTTCTCTTCAATACTACTCTCAACTCATTCTTCTCTCTCAAAAACCATTAGAAACGAAAATAACcaaataagaagaaagaaacaatgAACGACTTGTTCTCAGGTTCCTTCTCTCGCTTCCGCAGCGACCAGTCATCCCCGGACCGCCACCACGACATCGAGATGGGCGCCGCCGCCGGTGGCCCCCGCGGCGGCGAGGTGAACCTCGACAAGTTCTTCGAGGACGTGGAAGGCGTGAATGAGGAACTAAAGGAATTAGAAGGCTTAGCGCAGAGTTTAAGAAGCAGCCACGAGCAGAGCAAGACGCTGCACAACGCGAAGGCGGTGAGGGACCTGCGGTCGCGCATGGACGGCGACGTTTCGGCGGCGCTGAAGAAGGCGAAGCTGATCAAGCTGAAGCTCGAGGCGCTGGAGCGGTCCAATGCCGCGAACCGTAACTTGCCTGGATGTGGACCGGGTTCGTCCTCGGACCGGACCCGGACCTCCGTGGTCAACGGTTTGAAGAAGAAGCTGAAGGATTCGATGGAGAGTTTCAACGAGATTCGCGGGCTTGTTTCGTCGGAGTACCGCGAGACCGTGCAGCGGCGGTACTTCACCGTCACCGGCGAGAATCCCGATGATAAGACGCTCGATCTCTTGATCTCCACCGGTAAGGCTTCGTTTcggatttatatatttatttatttaattgaattttgaataagGTTTTAAATATCAGTCGCTTTTTTCTTGTTGATATTTTGGGAAATTGCAGACAAATGCGGCCTAGTCTCAATAGGGGTCACAGACAGTTTAAAAACCTTTGACGTTGCAGCCTAAATTACGATTCCTGACCTTTTTAAAACCTTATTTGTTCTAATTTGATCTAATTTgggaaaattaaatttcatttcattttcattacGTCATAGTCACCAGATCATTGAAGTAGCAACGTGCTTGGTTCCTTTTAAATACTGTTCTAATcttctaaaatataaataaatggcaAGAATGAAAACAATTGGCCTAATTAGAGTTTTGATTCCTTAAATGGTCCATGTGTTACCAGACACATGTATCAACTGTTATGCAATTTTAGCAGCTTAACTAATAGTGTTTGAGTTTGAGCTTAAATATGAGTAGTGGTGCTAAATATTGAGAAAGAGAACTCTATCTTCCATGCTAATTTTATCCGGTTTGAGTAGGATTATCATTCTAGAAAATACTTGTGGTGTGATTTCTTGATCATTGTTTAAAGAGAAATTGTATTTGGATGTTATTTTATACAACAAAGAGAGAGACGAGGAGATAGAGATGAATAGTAAAAGTTTGAGATAAGATGATTGATGCGAGAAAAagcaataaagaaataaaataatgttggagaaaaatgtagtgaataaaataactaattctCTGGATCTCTAAGATGCCACATCAAGTTGAATATAGTAACCAAGGATTTCCGGATCTTAATAAGCAAGTTTTCAGCCTAGACTCTTCAGTAGTTTACTGCTCAATTctattttggttggcaatcaaagtgGATTTtggatttatatattaaaaaaatagaaatcaagcAGCAAATTTACAAAAAACAAGACGAATAATTACTAGTAGGAAAATTGCTCTTTCAAATTCTAGTCTACTGGGACAGAGTCATGattaatttctcattttctccATCATTGTTTCAATTGAAGAACAACTAGAACTTAATGGAATTAGTGGATAGTTTATTAAAGTTCAAACCGGTCTTCCAAATTCAAGTCTGTGAAGCACTATTCTGTCCTCACGAGTTTAAGTTTGGGTTCAATTTTGTCTAAATCTGATTTGATGCTAGTTTGGGAGGTCCCATAAGAATCTGTGCTTTTCCCTTTATTGCAGGTGAGAGTGAGACCTTCCTTCAGAAAGCCATTCAAGAGCAAGGCAGGGGTAGAATTCTGGACACCATCAATGAGATTCAAGAGAGGCATGATGCCGTCAAAGAGATAGAAAAGAATCTCAAGGAGTTGCACCAAGTGTTCCTTGACATGACAGTGCTGGTGCAACATCAAGGAGAGCAGTTGGATGATATCGAGAGCCATGTGGCAAGAGCTCATTCTTTTGTGCGCACCGGAGCCGAGCAGTTGCAGACTGCGCGAAAGTACCAGAAAAATACCAGGAAATGGACCTGCTACTGTATCATACTTCTTCTGGTGATCATCTTCTTTGTGGTGCTCTTCACTGTGAGGCCGTGGAAAAATAACAGTAGTGGTGGCGGCAATAATGGTAATCAGCCTGCACCAGCTCAAACACCTCCACCTCCTGTCAATGCTTAACGTTAGGGATTACGAGTCTATATTTCACGAAGCATTTTGGtttcatttattttgatttgaagattgatattttatattttgggaTCTAGCATGGGTGAGAGAAAAATGGATTGGCTTAAGACTTGGGAGGAAATCTGTTAGGGTGACCAGCAGTTTCATTTCAATCTGGGGGAAGGGAATGGTTGGTTGTTCTGTCGAGGTAGGTTTTTGGACATCATTATTTTGAGCATcatattctttttctgtaagTAGCTTATCAGTTTGAACAGTTTAATTGCTGACTGATggtttatataatatgtatggcATCTTTCCCTAAATATGATGTACAGTATCTTACTCTTCCTTTATGCTATCTTACTATTCCCTTATCAgtcatttctcttttctttgtgAGAGTCCATTGAACTTAGTGGCAGAGCTGTGTGGCAATTATTCCAACTGATCTACTTAAAAATCAGTATCAGCGGCACTTGCAAGTATAAGGCAAAAGTTCAATTCAGTTTCAACTGAATCTGTTGATATTATTATACAGTAATACACCAGGTTACATTGTCTACACTTCTAGTGGTTTTGGAactataagataaaaaatattaaacttgaACAAATTATGAGGGGGTATCAATGTACATCTCCATAATTTGTCATCAGTAGAACTGGTTAAAACAAGTGTGTGGAGATTGGAGAATGAAGGTGGTGGTAAAGGGACATATTTATAGATTTATCAGtggtttttatttgtttatttataaacCACTTTAGACAAACAAGctgtaatattttgtttatagtgTCCTTGAGGTTGAATTTTTAATAGGAAAGTGGTGAAACGAATCTTGTGAATATGTAGCATTGTAGACTTTCGGTGTAATTTTATTCTGCTTTTGATCTATCATGGTTATAGTGATGAAAAGTCTTCATTGACTTGTTGACTTTTGAGTCTTTCCTTCCCTTGGTATTGTTCTGGAAACCTATCCAAAGCCCAACTGGAGCTACAAAGAAGTTACATTCGAAACTTCCATTCCTAGAGTCGTTAACAGTAGGGACTGCTTGACCATTCTCTAGTGACCGGCCAACTCAACTcaccaaaattcaaataatgcaCATTTGGCAAAGTTTAGCACACTCTGTTTGTGAGTGACCTATATGAAAATACTCCTTAATGTTTGAATAATataaagtaatatattttatattcaagaacaatagaataataatattactataatattttttttcataattatagTTCTAAGTTAATTCTAAAGCAAGATGTTactatcaaattttaataaattaacacaTATTTAGTcaataaatgatttaaaaatataatttcttcatCATTTAATTGTACTAATCaaggtatttattttttatcatagaaCTCAaactgattaattttttttgaataattattaattcTATAAGTATTTAATTGTTCATTCAACtagtaatcaaattaaaatataatcaataacttattaattaatatgataatcTCATGTAAAAAAGAACTAATACAtttcttcttaaaattttatattaaaaggtAATGTTATTTGTTAGAAATTCTTAATTAAGTCAATATTCAATGATCACATTTACCTTGTTTAATTTAAGGAAAGTGATGAATGACACGATGGTTACGACAAAATAAATCTACGGTCATCTCATGATTtgcagaaaatatttttttccttttttatttaattgttaaccAATAGGATACAAGGATGAGTGTTTCATACTTTTCGTGCACAAAGAATTTCATGTAGTATAGCATTGCTCCTAATCtaattatgtaaataaataaatgagatctattaatttttatctaataaaaatcataatatatcTTTATCtaataaatgtttgttttttattattataatctttatcatgaaaattaagaaatttatctCAGTTAATTCAGTAAGGTACGCGAGTTGTTACAAATCTCATAGTACTTATCTTCAATtcctatgaataaaaaaaatctctatcaAGATAACATGTCTCTAATCTTCTAATCTGAATCAAGAATCTTATCAAATTAAGttaaataactatttaattaaaaacatttaggaAACTATTTAATCTTAATCATGATAACAATGTTTAACAAAATTAGACTGCACATCTTCCCTCTCATTTTGAAATTACACTTGTTTTCCTCAACTATATAACAACTAAGAAATGAACAAAGATTTTTGTTAGTAGGAAGGTATTAGGGATGTCTGGGTAgggtaaaaagaaagaatactGAGTGTTTCAAGAAATAGAAGTCTTTGTATTTTGGtacaataaaatttaagaagaaGAGATAGTGTCCCATTTCAAGACAGAAAGTCTCCACAAAAGCATTTATATTTACTTCACTCTTAAAACACAAGTGGGAGTTTGAATTTATAAGCTGGCACATATGATAAGAGATCATTTCAACCTTATTAGATATgtaaaattgaataattatattGAATGAACAAGTTTTTAAGAATGTTTATTTAGCTAgaacatttttagatttttttttaaacaagagCATTTTTAGAAGTTTTAcacatattttattatctttcagTTTTCACTATCCATTGATTAAGCAGTCCCAATCATCAACCTTGGATACTCTGCATACCATTCCATTATGCTTAATAAGAACATTCTCCCATCACCACTCACGTACACCTAAATTCTACATTGCAGCTTGCAGGTATAATCCTTTTCGCCGTACACACTACTAATTAAACGCGGAGtagattattattaattacaatttgtATCT encodes the following:
- the LOC114372042 gene encoding syntaxin-121-like, which encodes MNDLFSGSFSRFRSDQSSPDRHHDIEMGAAAGGPRGGEVNLDKFFEDVEGVNEELKELEGLAQSLRSSHEQSKTLHNAKAVRDLRSRMDGDVSAALKKAKLIKLKLEALERSNAANRNLPGCGPGSSSDRTRTSVVNGLKKKLKDSMESFNEIRGLVSSEYRETVQRRYFTVTGENPDDKTLDLLISTGESETFLQKAIQEQGRGRILDTINEIQERHDAVKEIEKNLKELHQVFLDMTVLVQHQGEQLDDIESHVARAHSFVRTGAEQLQTARKYQKNTRKWTCYCIILLLVIIFFVVLFTVRPWKNNSSGGGNNGNQPAPAQTPPPPVNA